The region tcctttctgtttgttagttttccttctaacagacaggaccctcagctgcaagtccgttggagtacccggccgtgtgaggtgtcagtctgcccctgctgggggttgcctcccagttaggctgctcaggggtcaggggtcagggacccacttgaggaggtagtctgccctttctcagatctccagctgcgtgctggaagaaccactgctctcttcaaagctgtcagggacatttaagtccacagaggttactgctgtctttttgtttgtctgtgccctgcccccagaggtggagcctacagaggcaggcaggcctccttgagctgtggtgggctccacccagttcgagcttcagggctgctttgtttacctaagcaagcctgggcaatggcgggcgcccctcccccacctcgctgccgccttgcagtttgatctcagagtgctgtgctagcaatcagcaagactctgtgggcgtaggaccctccgagccaggtgcgggatataatctcctggtgcgccattttttaagcccttcggaaaagcgcagtattggggtgggagtgacccgattttccaggtgccatctgtcacccctttctttgactaggaaagggaactccctgaccccttgtgcttccagagtgaggcaatgcctcgccctgcttcggctcgcaccgggtgcacgcacccactgacctgtgcccactgtctgccactccctagtgagatgaacctggtacctcagatggaaatgcagaaatcacccatcttctgcatcgttcacgctgggagctgcagactggagctgttcctatttggccatcttcagCACTTAACCAATATAATAGGTTTCATTTCTCACAGAACTCTCAGAATATATTAGGAAACATGAGATTGTATTATTATGAATTTTCTGTGTAACTAACAGACAAATAGAGTTGCAATATCTACACAATCACAGGAATGGGTATGTGCAACTGTTTGCTCATGAAAGGACAAGGGAGATGATATTCGGGCTGTGCCTTGAAATATGAAGGTCTCTTCAGAATAAGGACAGCAATAAGGATAAAACCAttggttaagaaaaaaatgcGTTTTTAATATGCAATGTCTGAAcaacagaataaaggagaataaaattaaaagattggAGTTGAATTTCTCATAAAAAAGCATAAACTGTAGCTGAAATCAGAATTATTCTGTTGGCattcttattatattttattattttatttatttatttatttatttttgagatggagtctggctctgtcaccaaggctagagtacagtggcatgatctcagcttatggcaacctctgccccccgggttcaagcaattctcctgcctcagcttcccaagtagctggaattataggtgcccaccactgcacctggctaatttttgtatttttagtagagatggggtttcgccatcttggccaggctggtctcgatctcctgaccttgtgattcaccagcctcggcctcccaaagtgctgggattacaggcatgaactaccacacctggcctattttattatttttttaagacaggatcttactctgttgcccaggctggagtgcactggcatgatctcagctcactgcaacctttgtctcccaggctgaagccatcctcccacatcagcctcctgagtagcttggactacaggcacttgccaccagacctaactaatttttgtggtttttttagagacagggtttcctcatgttgcccaggttagtctccaactcctgaactcaagtgatctgcaggccttggcatcccaaaaggctgggattacaggcctaagccactgtgcccagcctgttggctcttttaaatgttaattttctattTGGGTGATAACCAGTATTTCAATGGCAAAGCAATATACTAGGATCACACTTCATATAATTTATCCAATCCCAATCAGTGGGAAACATTTTATGCTCACATATAAGCATTCactatgtggaaaaaaaaatccagtcctACTGGCAAAATATCTATTATGAAAATACTTGTCAAATGAGCTGAAATTCCAAACTTGTCCCAATCAAATTGCAGCTACCAGAAAAATAGATACCTATGGCTATTTGCTGAGGCATTCAAGAAATAATGTTCATCTGTTCATCTCACCCTAggttttttggggtttgttttgttttattgagacagagtcatccaggctggagtcatCCAGGCTCTGTCATCcatcctctgtcatccaggctggagtgtcgtggtgacaacatggctcactgaagcctccacctcccaggctcaagtgatcctcctgcctcagcttcccatgtagctgggaccacaagggcatcccaccacacctggctaatttttttttttatttttttgtaaagacagagtctctatCTTGTGTAGTTTggcctaaaactcctgggctcaagcaatcctcctgcctcagcctcccaaagtactgggattacatgtgtgagccacacTGCCTGGCATTATTACCCTAGGTTTTTAAGGTTAAATGGCATATAACACCAAAAGATTTGTATGTAGCATTTGGTACATAAGGAACTATTATAAATGTATGAAATAAAGATAAATCACCCTACCTGAAAAGTTAACAAAGTATATGGACAtacaagtgaaagagaaatatgagattaGTATCAATGTACTTAAAAATTCTTAGTTTCACTTGTAATAACAATTCAACCTTAAACACCAAATGAGAATTCATTGTTTACCCATCAgattagaaaacatttaaagtcTGACAACACCTAGTTTTGGCAAGAATAAAGTGATGTAAAGGTAACACTCACAAACTGTTGATAGAAATATAAATCAGTAAAACAATTGGCAATATATAgtaaatttaaatatacttatATCTTATGACCAAGAAATTACCAACCTACCTGAGAGGAACTCATTACGTGGTACACATTCATAATTACacacaaaacatttattaatGGATTTTCATATTATCAAGAAACTGGAAAATGTAACTCTTCACCAACAgtagaataaaatacaatttgggaggctgaggcgggaggatcacaaggtcaggtgatcaagaccatcgtggctaacacagtgcaatcccgtctctattaaaaatacaaaattagcctggcatggtggtgggcgcctgtaatcccagctactaggagactagacaggagaatcgcttgaacgtggggggcggagtttgcggtgagccgagatcgtgccattgcaccccagactgggcaacaagagtgagactctgtctcaaaaaaaaaaaaaaaaaaaaacgtagaaTAAATACACATATTGAGGCATATTTATATATTGGCATAGACTATGCCACTAAAAATTGCTGCTGCATGATTCACCACAGATACATCCAACAATATTTAGTGCAAGATAAATAAATTGCAGAAAGATACATAGAGTGGATGCatttatttcaagttttaaatGTAGCAAATCAGTACTACATATTTCTATGAATATATAAACACCTATCCAATGATGTAACTCTACAGGATAAGAAACATTAAATTTGTAATAGAGTTTACAGCAAGAAATGGGACAAGAGACAGACTCAGTCAGGAGAGATGTATCTTAGTaagttttaaatttctgaaataacTGAAACAAATGTGGCATTCTGTGAAGATTTAATAGTGATTAGTTGTGCTTACGAAGGAGTctgtatattattttctattttggatGTATATCAAAAATAGTTCATgagaaaaaattaacaagtgaAACATGAAACTAAtttaataatacatgtaaaaatccaCATGATCATAGGTGGCATAAACTTAACttcctaaaagtaaaaaaagaaacaacaaagtgaaataaaaaaaattgagaatatttaaaatgataaaatattaacattggaAAAGATACAATAGAagagataaaatggaattcatgtgtatatatatataattgctaCAACTGTATATATAACAAAAACATGTTTATATCATTgagaaatatctgaaataaataagaaaatatataaacaccACAGTTTAAAAATAGGTgaagcagccgggcgcggtggctcacgcctttaatcccagcactttgggaggccgaggcgggcggatcacgaggtcaggagatcaagaccatcctggctaacacggtgaaaccccttctctactaaaaatacaaaaaattagccaggcttggtggcgggcgcctgtagtcccagctactcgggaggctgaggtgggagaatggcgtgaacccgggaggcggagcttgcagtgagccgagatcgcgccactgtactccagcctgagcaacagagcgatactctgtcaaaaaaataaaaaaaataggcatACGACCTTGATTCTCACCAAAAAAATTTgaataagcaattaaaaaaagaaaatgttatattgtaatcaaaatacacacacacacatacatacacacataaaacacACAAATATCCATATGCATTCGTGGATAAAACAttcaattcaatttatttattcaaaggaaacaGGCAATGGTAATAAAAGAGTGAAGAACTGAGTTCACATGTTGATGGGAATCCTTACTGGTACAacacaaaaacaattaaaaactctTTCTAAAGGAAATTTGGCATTTCCATGAAAAGCCTTATGAAATAGGGTTTCATTGGATCTATGATATCATTCTAAGGATATAACTTACAGTAATAATCCAAAGTATACCTAAAGGATCTTCAtttctatataatatgtataaaagaaaaacagaaacctcATCTACTATGGTTGGCAAGTTTCTGGAAAATTGTTTGGAggcttattaaatattataaaatgtaattagCAAATGTAGTCACTCATTGCCATTTATCCAACTTTTCAAACAGACTCATGAAGATAAGCATAGAAGATTACAACTAAACAAGTGTGCTAAATGTGCTGCCTCATGTGAGATTCTGAATAGGTAGAAGATAGGTAGATATCTTCCATTCATTCAAAGggacaaacaaaaacatttaaaaaaatgtaatgagCTGTCATTTTCTCAGCAACTGATAATTCTGTCTTTTATGATATTTTACTATGATATAGTACTATGATATAGTACTATGATATACAGTACTATGATATAGTACTATGATATACAGTACTATGATATAGTACTATGATATACAGTACTATGATATAGTACTATGATATACAGTACTATGATATAGTACTATGATATACAGTACTATGATATAGTACTATGATATAGTACTATGATATACAGTACTATGATATAGTACTATGATATACAGTACTATGATATAGTACTATGATATACAGTACTATGTTATAGTACTACGATATATTAGTACTATGATATAATACTATGATATATTAGTACTATGATATAGTACTATGATATATTAGTACTATGATATAGTACTACGATATATTAGTACTATGATATAGTACTATGATATATTAGTACTATGATATATTAGTACTATGATATATTAGTACTATGATATATTAGTACTATGATATAGTACTATGATATATTAGTACTGATATAGTACTATGATATATTAGTACTATGAGTACTAATAATGGAATCATCTGTACTTCATTACTCTTTACAAAGCTAGAACAATGTCTTCTAGTCTTATATTTGAATTtctatgctttcatttttaatttactgaGGTGGCAGTGTAAGCTGTAGCTAATAATTTGACATACACTTTTAAGTCCCATATGCAAATTACAAAGGACAAAAAACACTCAATGACAGAttgatttgttaatttaaaatgttcattaattGGTCAGATAATAAGAACAGATTCCAATGCCTATGACCAAAATGTCTACCTTACTTAGCAAACAGTTTCTTTTGAATAACTTTCCTTATACTTCTTTTAACGTCTTTATTCCTCAGGCTGTAGATCAATGGGTTTAACATCGGACTCACAAAGATATAAAAAACAGCTACGATTTTCCCCTGTTGTATAGATGTCTCAGAAGGGGGCCTCAGGTACATGCTGAACAGTGTCCCATAGAAGACAGTGACAGCGGTCACATGGGACCCGCAGGTGGAGAAGGCCTTGCGCCTCCCCTCAGCAGTGTGGATACGCAGAATGGCAGTGAAGATGAAAGTGTAGGAAATGAGGATGATGGTGAGAGAGCAGATGAGGTTAGAACCAGCCACCACCAACATGGCAGTCTCTTTGACATAAGTATCTGAGCAGGCGAGGACTAAGAGGGGTGGGTCCGCGCAGTAAAAGTGGTTGATCTCATTGGGTCCACAGAAGGACAGATGAAGCATCAGGATGGTCTGTGCTAGACCATTTGCAAAGCCATAAATATAGGGAGCAGCAGCGAGACAGACGCAGACACACCTGGACATTTTTCTTCCATATAACAAGGgcttacagatggccatgtagcgGTC is a window of Gorilla gorilla gorilla isolate KB3781 chromosome 9, NHGRI_mGorGor1-v2.1_pri, whole genome shotgun sequence DNA encoding:
- the LOC101154022 gene encoding olfactory receptor 5M5-like → MLKKNHTALTEFVLLGLTDRAELQPLLFVVFLVIYLITVIGNVSMILLIRSDSTLHTPMYFFLSHLSFVDLCYTTSVTPQMLVNFLSKRKTISFIGCFIQFHFFIALVITDYYMLTVMAYDRYMAICKPLLYGRKMSRCVCVCLAAAPYIYGFANGLAQTILMLHLSFCGPNEINHFYCADPPLLVLACSDTYVKETAMLVVAGSNLICSLTIILISYTFIFTAILRIHTAEGRRKAFSTCGSHVTAVTVFYGTLFSMYLRPPSETSIQQGKIVAVFYIFVSPMLNPLIYSLRNKDVKRSIRKVIQKKLFAK